A genomic segment from Peribacillus sp. ACCC06369 encodes:
- a CDS encoding ABC transporter ATP-binding protein: MESIKRYLQFVKPYKWQIIGTVLIGLLKFAIPLLLPLLSKYIVDDIIGNGDLSKAVKSERLLWAMGIMMFIFVAVRPPIEYYRQYFAQWTGTKILYDIRNDLFTHIQKLSFKYYSNTRVGEVISRMITDVEQTKNFVITGLMNLWLDIATIVIVIAIMFTMDVKLTIVSIIMLPFYAFSIKHFFGKLRTYTRIRSQALADVQSHLHERVSGMSVIKSFAIEDREQELFAKQNKNFLEKALKHTSWNAKSFAVVNTITDIAPLLVIGFAGYQVIHEQLSLGTMVAFVGFIDRLYNPLRRLVNSSTTMTQTLASMDRVFEFVDEKYDIDDEPGAKELKHVDGRITFQDVSFAYDEKEAPVLKHINLDVTPGETIALVGMSGGGKSSIVSLISRFYDVTEGRVLLDGTDIRKYQVRSLRDKIGMVLQDNILFSESVKANILMGRPDASDEEVFEAARAANAHDFIMGLKEGYETKVGERGVKLSGGQKQRVAIARVFLKNPPILVLDEATSALDLESEHYIQEALDILAKNRTTIIVAHRLSTITHANRIVHIDNGEITEMGTHEELMKKQGHYYSLFQVQQLDS, encoded by the coding sequence GTAAGTACATAGTGGATGACATCATCGGAAATGGTGACCTGTCCAAAGCTGTGAAGTCTGAACGCCTTTTATGGGCAATGGGCATCATGATGTTCATTTTTGTTGCGGTTAGACCGCCGATTGAGTATTATCGACAGTATTTCGCTCAATGGACCGGAACGAAAATCCTATATGATATTCGTAATGATTTATTCACTCATATACAGAAACTGAGCTTTAAATATTATTCCAATACAAGAGTGGGCGAGGTCATCTCAAGGATGATCACGGATGTGGAACAAACGAAGAACTTTGTCATCACGGGTTTGATGAATCTTTGGCTGGATATCGCAACGATCGTCATAGTGATAGCCATCATGTTTACGATGGACGTGAAGTTAACCATTGTATCCATCATCATGCTTCCATTTTATGCGTTTTCGATTAAGCATTTCTTTGGCAAGTTGAGAACCTATACAAGGATTCGCTCCCAAGCGTTAGCGGATGTACAGAGTCACCTTCATGAAAGGGTTTCAGGGATGTCAGTCATCAAAAGCTTTGCGATAGAAGACAGGGAACAGGAACTGTTTGCGAAGCAGAACAAGAATTTCCTGGAAAAGGCCCTAAAGCATACGAGTTGGAATGCTAAGTCATTTGCTGTCGTGAATACGATTACGGATATTGCCCCCCTGCTCGTGATAGGCTTTGCCGGTTATCAAGTCATTCACGAACAATTGTCGCTGGGTACCATGGTTGCTTTCGTCGGTTTCATAGACCGGCTATATAATCCCCTCAGACGATTAGTTAACTCTTCGACAACAATGACCCAGACATTGGCGTCCATGGACAGGGTTTTTGAGTTTGTGGATGAGAAGTATGATATCGATGACGAACCAGGGGCGAAAGAGCTTAAGCATGTAGATGGCCGAATTACCTTTCAGGATGTTTCGTTTGCTTATGACGAGAAAGAGGCACCCGTTTTAAAACATATAAATTTGGATGTTACACCAGGAGAAACCATTGCACTTGTCGGGATGAGCGGCGGAGGGAAATCCTCGATCGTCAGTTTAATTTCCCGTTTCTATGATGTGACGGAGGGAAGGGTATTATTGGATGGAACGGATATCCGTAAATATCAAGTCCGCAGCCTAAGAGATAAAATCGGGATGGTGCTACAGGATAATATCTTATTTAGTGAATCGGTTAAGGCTAACATCCTTATGGGACGGCCTGATGCAAGTGATGAAGAAGTATTTGAAGCGGCAAGGGCGGCGAATGCCCATGACTTCATTATGGGTCTAAAAGAGGGGTATGAAACGAAAGTCGGGGAGCGGGGAGTTAAATTATCCGGAGGCCAAAAGCAACGGGTTGCCATTGCGAGGGTATTTTTGAAAAACCCACCTATCCTTGTGCTGGATGAAGCTACATCCGCATTGGATTTAGAGAGTGAACACTATATCCAGGAGGCACTTGATATTTTGGCGAAAAACCGGACCACCATCATCGTGGCCCATCGCTTATCAACCATCACCCATGCCAACCGGATCGTTCATATCGATAATGGGGAAATTACGGAAATGGGAACACACGAAGAACTTATGAAAAAGCAAGGGCATTACTACAGCCTATTTCAAGTACAACAATTGGATTCCTAA
- a CDS encoding MarR family transcriptional regulator, with the protein MRRLDFKWEVTNSIEMQIFRIRKKLRAIVAKNLQPYGLTSPQFFILLILKKEGSIKSTQLADFLTVKPSAITVFVDKLVEMDYVKRQPSEKDRRVINLELKEAGVAILGRVLAEHNQLMGKNFNSFSEDELQDLLKKLDTIEKAADKNLLDD; encoded by the coding sequence GTGAGAAGGCTGGATTTTAAATGGGAAGTAACTAATAGTATAGAAATGCAGATTTTTCGGATTAGGAAGAAGCTTAGGGCCATCGTAGCAAAAAATCTTCAGCCTTATGGATTAACGTCGCCTCAGTTTTTCATATTATTGATATTGAAAAAAGAGGGGTCGATCAAATCGACCCAGCTGGCTGACTTCTTAACCGTAAAGCCAAGTGCAATTACCGTATTTGTAGATAAGCTGGTCGAAATGGATTATGTGAAACGGCAGCCCTCTGAAAAGGATCGCAGGGTCATCAATCTTGAATTGAAAGAGGCAGGGGTAGCGATTTTGGGGAGAGTCCTTGCGGAGCATAACCAATTGATGGGCAAGAACTTCAACTCATTCTCAGAAGATGAGCTGCAGGATCTTTTGAAGAAATTGGATACGATTGAAAAGGCTGCTGATAAGAACCTTTTGGATGATTGA
- a CDS encoding DMT family transporter has product MQLLKYSIMVLIGSISYGTLSTMIKFGFMDGHSSGELVGSQYLVGWLIVSVLFLFSFKYKVSWKSAGLLLITGMMSTFVGKAYAVSVSELPASIAVVFLFQFTWIGVLIESFINKRRPDKNKLIAIFVLFIGTLLAGAIFGQPLSALSLKGVLFGLLSAVLFALYMYCNSQFAVGESSMKRLFFIATGGMLTAVFTTNPVTLVTNLVQTNLWYYGLLLGTLGVLVPFFFFAVSLPKVGVGLGTILCAAELPSAMVVSVIFLNEQVTSLQWFGMSLIIVGIALPEGIKHLPQFLPDRKKTLHEKRIS; this is encoded by the coding sequence ATGCAACTTTTGAAGTATTCCATAATGGTCTTAATTGGTTCGATCTCATATGGCACATTATCCACCATGATCAAGTTTGGATTTATGGATGGCCATTCATCTGGAGAACTGGTCGGCAGTCAATATCTTGTCGGTTGGCTGATTGTCTCCGTTTTATTTCTTTTTTCGTTTAAATATAAAGTTTCATGGAAGAGTGCCGGATTACTTTTAATCACGGGCATGATGTCCACTTTCGTCGGAAAGGCATATGCCGTTTCCGTATCCGAGCTTCCCGCTTCGATTGCCGTTGTCTTTTTATTTCAATTTACCTGGATAGGCGTCCTCATTGAAAGTTTCATAAATAAAAGACGCCCGGATAAAAATAAACTCATTGCTATTTTCGTTCTCTTCATCGGAACATTATTGGCAGGGGCGATTTTTGGTCAGCCTCTATCTGCCCTAAGCCTAAAAGGCGTATTGTTCGGACTATTGTCTGCGGTGCTTTTTGCGCTATATATGTATTGCAACTCTCAATTCGCAGTTGGGGAATCTTCAATGAAACGGCTGTTTTTCATTGCAACGGGTGGTATGCTGACTGCTGTATTCACAACTAACCCCGTTACACTTGTTACGAATCTTGTCCAAACGAACCTATGGTACTACGGTTTGTTGCTCGGTACTTTGGGTGTTCTTGTTCCTTTCTTTTTCTTTGCTGTCAGTCTGCCGAAAGTGGGAGTCGGGCTTGGAACGATCCTTTGTGCAGCGGAATTGCCATCAGCGATGGTCGTATCCGTCATCTTCTTGAATGAACAGGTTACGTCACTGCAATGGTTCGGGATGTCCTTGATCATTGTCGGTATCGCCTTGCCTGAGGGAATAAAGCATCTTCCTCAATTCCTTCCTGACAGAAAAAAAACGCTGCATGAAAAAAGAATTTCCTAA
- a CDS encoding HlyD family efflux transporter periplasmic adaptor subunit, translating to MNRGRLVLINIIGLVIILAVVAGGAYYYYESTNFIKTDEAKVSGDLYTIVAPATGKLADWDLHEGDSVSKNDKVANVTTSDVKEAVKTAAQGTIVKTQVHDEQLVQAGQTLAQTINMDDLSITANIEENKLKDIEKGDSVDIIIDGDPDTVFEGTLEQIGYATTSVFSVMGNQNSSGNYTKVTQKVPVKISIKAPSDKVLPGMNAEVKISTK from the coding sequence GTGAATAGAGGACGTTTAGTTTTAATCAATATCATTGGTTTGGTTATTATATTGGCGGTAGTGGCCGGTGGGGCTTATTACTATTATGAAAGCACGAATTTCATTAAAACGGATGAAGCGAAAGTGTCGGGTGACCTTTATACCATCGTTGCCCCCGCAACCGGAAAATTAGCAGATTGGGACTTACACGAAGGAGACAGTGTAAGTAAAAATGACAAAGTTGCTAATGTAACCACATCAGATGTAAAAGAAGCAGTAAAAACGGCAGCGCAAGGGACAATCGTTAAAACACAAGTACATGATGAGCAGCTGGTTCAAGCGGGTCAAACGCTTGCTCAGACCATCAATATGGATGATCTATCCATAACGGCTAACATTGAAGAAAATAAATTGAAGGATATTGAAAAAGGTGACAGCGTCGATATTATCATCGATGGAGATCCCGATACTGTCTTCGAAGGTACATTGGAACAGATCGGTTATGCGACAACGTCTGTCTTTTCAGTGATGGGCAATCAAAACAGCAGCGGAAACTATACGAAAGTCACTCAAAAAGTACCAGTGAAAATTTCCATTAAAGCACCATCCGATAAAGTTCTGCCTGGAATGAACGCAGAAGTGAAAATTTCAACTAAATAA
- a CDS encoding DHA2 family efflux MFS transporter permease subunit produces MASQTISVNENKGMKQFAPMLIILMLGLFMVILNQTLLSVAMPRMMAEFNVAATTIQWLSTGFMLVNGALIPLSAFLIERFGTRILFLAAMFLFTVGTFICGIAPNFPVILTGRLIQAAGGGILQPLVMTIILFIFPPEMRGKGMGIFGLAIMFAPAIGPTLSGWVIQEYSWRVMFYAMVPLGMIIMTLAFISMRNVAEPKKIKLDLLGASLSLIGVASLLYGVSEAGSKGWTDSIVLGTIIIGLILLSLFVVQQLKSEAPMLDFRVFKYDMFVLSNIISAIVTVAMFTGIFLLPIYLQTLRGFTPVQSGLLMLPGALVMMVMSPISGALFDKIGPRPLALVGLAITAITTFEFAKLTTETTYSTLVVIYAIRSLGMSLLMMPIMTAGMNQLPKHLNTHGTAMSNTLKQVTGAIGTSFVTTIYTTRASFHGTSLGSEMSTSDPGFVQNFQTIVQSIMSSMNQTREQAQETAMSLISSQIQGQANVMGINDAFFWATGFAIAGIVLSLFLRDVRKDKAMKQAKQKKLDVPLLPSPVKKSV; encoded by the coding sequence ATGGCTTCTCAAACCATCTCAGTAAATGAAAACAAGGGAATGAAACAGTTTGCCCCCATGTTAATTATCTTAATGCTAGGTTTGTTCATGGTCATTTTGAATCAAACCCTGCTTAGTGTCGCCATGCCGAGGATGATGGCCGAATTTAATGTAGCTGCGACAACGATTCAATGGTTGTCAACTGGATTCATGCTCGTGAATGGAGCTTTGATTCCACTGTCCGCTTTTTTAATAGAACGGTTCGGCACGCGCATTTTATTCCTCGCTGCCATGTTTCTATTCACTGTAGGGACATTCATCTGCGGCATCGCACCAAATTTCCCCGTCATCCTTACTGGCCGGCTGATCCAGGCTGCGGGCGGCGGGATCTTGCAGCCATTGGTCATGACAATCATTCTTTTCATCTTCCCTCCAGAAATGCGCGGGAAAGGAATGGGAATCTTTGGTCTGGCCATTATGTTCGCCCCTGCCATCGGTCCGACTTTATCTGGTTGGGTCATTCAGGAATATAGCTGGCGGGTCATGTTCTACGCAATGGTGCCATTAGGCATGATTATCATGACACTTGCCTTTATAAGTATGCGTAATGTAGCAGAACCCAAGAAAATAAAATTGGATTTGTTGGGCGCCTCTCTATCCTTGATAGGTGTTGCATCATTACTATACGGTGTCAGTGAAGCAGGCTCCAAAGGCTGGACGGATTCCATCGTTCTGGGAACGATCATCATCGGGCTTATCCTTCTGAGCCTATTTGTGGTTCAACAGTTAAAATCGGAAGCACCTATGCTCGACTTCCGTGTATTTAAGTATGACATGTTCGTATTATCGAATATCATTTCCGCCATAGTCACAGTGGCCATGTTTACCGGGATATTCTTATTGCCTATCTATTTACAGACTCTAAGAGGATTCACACCCGTTCAGTCCGGTCTGTTGATGTTACCCGGAGCCCTTGTGATGATGGTGATGTCACCCATTTCAGGAGCATTATTCGACAAAATCGGACCTCGTCCATTAGCACTTGTCGGTTTAGCGATTACTGCTATCACAACCTTCGAATTCGCTAAATTGACTACGGAAACTACCTATTCGACTTTGGTCGTCATCTACGCCATCCGCTCACTTGGAATGTCTTTACTTATGATGCCGATCATGACAGCTGGGATGAATCAGCTTCCTAAGCATTTGAATACACATGGTACGGCAATGAGCAATACGCTGAAACAAGTAACTGGAGCAATTGGTACGAGCTTCGTGACGACCATTTATACAACCCGTGCTTCTTTCCATGGAACTTCCTTAGGTTCGGAAATGAGTACGAGTGATCCCGGTTTTGTTCAGAATTTCCAAACAATCGTTCAATCCATCATGAGTTCGATGAATCAAACGAGAGAACAGGCACAGGAAACTGCTATGTCGCTGATTTCTTCACAAATCCAGGGTCAAGCAAATGTGATGGGAATCAATGATGCATTCTTTTGGGCAACAGGTTTCGCAATTGCCGGTATAGTTCTCTCATTGTTTTTGCGTGACGTTCGGAAGGACAAAGCAATGAAACAAGCTAAACAGAAAAAATTGGATGTACCTTTGCTTCCTTCACCAGTAAAAAAATCGGTTTAA
- a CDS encoding aromatic acid exporter family protein produces MKFGARILKTGIAIVLALYLSELLNLPAPVLSGIAAIFAIQPTIYRSYQTVLEQIQGNIIGALVAVSFVLLFGNDIFIIGLAVMVVITINLKLKMDKTIVLSIVTVIAIMENQEGEFLNFAFIRLSSVLLGIVSSFIVNLVFIPPKYEAKLYTRITDVTEDILKWIRISTRHATEHTLLKKDISRLKAELLDLEHIYSMYKEEREYFKKNSVAKARKLVVYRQMIITTKKAFETLKRIHKFENEVYQMPEDFQRSILQQLDSLIRKHEQLILLHIEKIKSIGEIEDWDQDCLSRKELLAHFFEQQNQVDEMHDNLGHLSARLVPLISAVIEYDEQLEHLEKLIVSFQSFHKEDNEISVQYEED; encoded by the coding sequence ATGAAGTTTGGTGCCCGCATTCTCAAAACAGGAATAGCAATTGTTTTAGCGCTTTATCTATCGGAACTGCTTAACCTTCCTGCTCCTGTCCTTTCTGGGATTGCTGCAATTTTTGCAATACAGCCGACCATTTACCGTTCGTATCAAACGGTGTTGGAGCAAATTCAAGGAAATATCATTGGCGCGTTGGTTGCTGTCTCCTTCGTTTTGTTGTTCGGAAATGATATTTTTATAATCGGTCTTGCCGTAATGGTTGTCATAACCATCAATTTAAAATTGAAAATGGATAAAACGATTGTCCTTTCCATCGTGACGGTCATTGCCATCATGGAAAACCAGGAAGGGGAATTCCTTAATTTTGCCTTTATACGTCTTTCATCCGTTTTGCTGGGAATCGTTTCTTCTTTTATCGTGAATCTGGTTTTCATTCCTCCAAAATATGAAGCAAAACTTTATACACGCATTACAGATGTGACGGAAGACATCTTAAAATGGATCAGAATCAGCACAAGACATGCTACAGAACACACTTTATTGAAGAAAGACATCAGCCGATTAAAGGCGGAATTACTCGATCTCGAACATATCTATTCCATGTACAAAGAGGAACGAGAATATTTCAAGAAGAACAGTGTAGCTAAAGCAAGAAAGCTTGTCGTTTATCGGCAGATGATCATAACAACAAAAAAAGCGTTTGAAACCTTGAAGAGAATCCATAAATTCGAGAATGAAGTATATCAAATGCCTGAAGATTTCCAACGGAGTATCTTACAACAGCTTGATTCCTTGATTCGCAAGCATGAACAGTTGATATTACTGCATATCGAAAAAATCAAGTCGATTGGGGAGATTGAAGATTGGGACCAGGATTGTTTAAGTCGTAAAGAGCTGCTCGCCCACTTTTTCGAACAGCAGAATCAAGTGGACGAAATGCATGATAATCTAGGCCATCTCTCTGCCCGTCTTGTACCATTGATTTCTGCAGTCATAGAATATGACGAACAATTGGAACATCTTGAAAAGCTGATCGTCAGCTTCCAGTCCTTCCATAAGGAAGATAACGAAATATCTGTCCAGTATGAAGAAGATTAA
- a CDS encoding NAD(P)H-dependent oxidoreductase — translation MKIYVVYDSEGNHTKALAESIAHGAAGVPGAEVLIDHVNEADVYKLQEMDAIIWGCPGHFGTISSSLKTWIDKLGYLWAEGALINKVGAVFCTTATIHGGLEATMLNLITPMLHQGMIIVGLPGTVPENALYGSYYGVGISCPPGVDDNITKNDLQLGEALGKRVAHVTRSFTNEL, via the coding sequence ATGAAAATCTATGTTGTATACGACAGTGAAGGTAACCATACGAAGGCACTTGCCGAATCAATAGCTCACGGAGCCGCTGGGGTTCCAGGGGCTGAGGTTCTAATTGACCATGTAAACGAAGCGGATGTTTATAAGCTTCAGGAAATGGATGCCATCATTTGGGGATGTCCGGGTCACTTCGGCACCATCAGTTCGAGTTTGAAAACATGGATTGATAAACTTGGGTATCTATGGGCGGAAGGAGCGCTGATCAATAAAGTGGGTGCTGTTTTCTGTACGACTGCCACCATACATGGAGGACTCGAGGCTACCATGCTTAACTTAATCACCCCAATGCTTCATCAAGGCATGATCATTGTCGGCTTACCCGGCACTGTCCCGGAAAACGCCTTATATGGTTCCTACTATGGTGTAGGAATAAGCTGCCCGCCCGGGGTGGATGACAACATAACCAAGAACGACTTGCAGCTTGGAGAAGCATTAGGAAAACGGGTAGCCCATGTCACCCGTTCATTCACAAACGAGCTCTAG